The Benincasa hispida cultivar B227 chromosome 9, ASM972705v1, whole genome shotgun sequence genome has a segment encoding these proteins:
- the LOC120086302 gene encoding uncharacterized protein LOC120086302 has translation MAIAALTCNSTPNSLTHRSIRRRNGILFMAIPTCRSISSRSLSLPELVFKIPRCSSKRRRNPICPPLKSVSPVMEWQNCTAKMEVDIPASVAYKCYSDREAIPKWMPFISSVKVLEDNPTLSRWSLKYNAFGQDIEFSWLARNLQPTPNQKIHWRSLEGLPNRGVVRFYPKGPSSCLVELTVSYEVPPLLSPVASALQPLLERLLQRGLKSFAMFAKKYQTS, from the exons ATGGCAATTGCAGCACTCACCTGCAATTCGACTCCAAACTCTCTCACTCATCGATCCATCAGAAGGAGAAATGGCATCTTATTCATGGCGATTCCCACTTGCAGAAGCATCAGTTCGAGATCACTGTCGCTACCCGAGCTCGTCTTCAAGATCCCACGCTGTTCTTCCAAGCGCAGAAGAAACCCCATTTGCCCTCCACTCAAATCCGTCTCCCCTGTGATGGAATGGCAGAATTGCAC GGCTAAGATGGAAGTTGATATACCTGCCTCGGTTGCCTATAAATGCTACTCAGATCGTGAAGCTATTCCGAAATGGATGCCATTCATTTCATCTGTGAAG GTATTGGAAGATAACCCTACATTATCACGGTGGTCACTAAAATATAATGCTTTTGGTCAAGATATCGAGTTCTCCTGGCTTGCTCGAAACTTACAG CCGACCCCTAATCAAAAAATCCATTGGCGGTCTCTTGAAGGTCTTCCAAACAG AGGTGTTGTACGATTTTATCCAAAGGGCCCCTCGTCTTGCCTTGTAGAA TTGACAGTCTCCTATGAAGTTCCTCCTCTTCTGTCTCCAGTGGCCTCT GCGCTGCAGCCTTTGCTTGAGAGATTACTTCAACGAGGCCTTAAAAGCTTTGCCATGTTTGCCAAGAAATACCAAACGTCTTGA